A window of the Microbulbifer aggregans genome harbors these coding sequences:
- the rpsI gene encoding 30S ribosomal protein S9, producing MATTQYYGTGRRKTSTARVFIEAGEGKITVNGRSLDQYFGREVARMIVRQPLEKVDMVEKFDINVTVKGGGSFGQAGAIRHGLTRALMQYDEALRQPLRAEGYVTRDARAVERKKVGLRKARKKPQFSKR from the coding sequence ATGGCAACTACTCAATACTACGGTACCGGCCGCCGCAAGACCTCCACCGCTCGTGTATTTATCGAGGCAGGTGAGGGTAAAATCACTGTGAACGGTCGCAGTCTGGACCAGTACTTCGGCCGTGAAGTGGCTCGCATGATCGTGCGTCAGCCGCTGGAAAAGGTCGACATGGTCGAAAAATTTGATATCAACGTCACTGTTAAAGGTGGTGGTTCCTTCGGTCAGGCGGGTGCTATCCGTCACGGCCTGACCCGCGCCCTGATGCAGTACGACGAAGCGCTGCGCCAGCCGCTGCGCGCCGAGGGTTACGTAACCCGCGACGCTCGTGCGGTAGAGCGGAAGAAGGTCGGCCTGCGTAAAGCGCGCAAGAAGCCGCAGTTCTCCAAGCGTTAA
- the rplM gene encoding 50S ribosomal protein L13 gives MKTYSAKPEAVKRDWFIVDAADKTLGRISAEIAHRLRGKHKPEYTPHVDTGDYVIVINAEKVRVTGNKAKDKIYHSHSGYPGGLKSISFEKLIEKAPERTIQSAVKGMLPKGPLGRAMFKKLKVYGGSEHPHAAQQPTELAI, from the coding sequence ATGAAGACATACAGTGCCAAGCCGGAAGCGGTAAAACGCGACTGGTTCATTGTCGACGCTGCGGACAAGACTCTCGGCCGTATTTCCGCCGAGATCGCTCACCGTCTGCGCGGCAAGCACAAGCCTGAATATACGCCCCACGTGGACACCGGCGATTACGTGATCGTGATCAATGCTGAGAAGGTCCGCGTGACCGGCAACAAGGCCAAAGACAAGATCTACCACAGCCACTCCGGCTACCCTGGTGGTCTGAAGTCCATCAGCTTCGAAAAGCTGATCGAGAAAGCGCCCGAGCGCACCATTCAGAGCGCCGTTAAAGGCATGCTGCCGAAAGGTCCGTTGGGTCGTGCCATGTTCAAGAAGCTGAAAGTATACGGCGGCAGCGAACATCCTCATGCGGCACAACAGCCGACTGAACTGGCGATCTAA
- the zapE gene encoding cell division protein ZapE, with translation MHSPLSPMQRYQRDLQRPEFVADASQEAAVVELEELYQRLLQERSSAGVWSRMRSLWRAVPEPEIGLYFWGGVGRGKTYLMDAFYESLPFEEKYRTHFHRFMREVHKELKGLAGEKNPLEQVADGIARKARVLCFDEFFVSDITDAMILANLLDALFRRGVTLVATSNIVPDGLYRDGLQRARFLPAIELLKRYTKVVNVDGGVDYRLRALEKAELYHSPLDEAADHSLARSFSALIVEGAEVREAVALEIEGRTITAVREADDVAWFEFAELCDGPRSQNDYIELAREYHSVLLANVPQFDGRMESQARRFINLVDEFYDRCVKLVISAEVPAEELYQARHLSFEFQRTVSRLLEMQSREYLARPHRP, from the coding sequence ATGCATTCACCCCTTTCGCCCATGCAGCGCTATCAGCGCGATCTTCAGCGCCCCGAGTTTGTTGCCGATGCTTCGCAGGAGGCGGCAGTGGTGGAGCTGGAGGAGCTTTACCAGCGCCTGCTCCAGGAGCGCTCCAGTGCTGGCGTCTGGAGCCGGATGCGCAGTCTCTGGCGGGCGGTGCCGGAACCGGAAATAGGGCTGTATTTCTGGGGTGGCGTAGGGCGCGGCAAGACCTACCTGATGGATGCGTTCTATGAGTCGCTGCCCTTCGAGGAGAAGTACCGCACGCACTTCCACCGCTTTATGCGGGAGGTGCACAAGGAGTTGAAGGGGCTCGCGGGGGAGAAGAATCCGCTCGAGCAGGTGGCCGATGGCATAGCACGAAAGGCCCGGGTGCTCTGCTTTGATGAGTTCTTCGTCTCTGACATCACCGATGCGATGATTCTCGCCAACCTGCTGGATGCGCTGTTTCGCCGTGGAGTCACTCTGGTGGCCACCTCAAACATCGTGCCGGATGGCCTGTACCGGGACGGCTTGCAGCGGGCACGATTCCTGCCGGCTATCGAGCTGCTTAAACGGTACACCAAGGTGGTCAACGTGGACGGTGGAGTCGATTACCGCTTGCGGGCGCTGGAAAAGGCCGAGCTTTATCATAGCCCGCTGGATGAAGCGGCAGATCATAGTCTGGCGCGTAGCTTCAGCGCGCTCATCGTCGAGGGGGCCGAGGTCCGGGAGGCGGTGGCGCTTGAGATTGAAGGGCGCACCATCACCGCGGTGCGTGAGGCTGACGATGTCGCCTGGTTTGAATTTGCCGAACTCTGCGACGGGCCGCGCTCCCAGAATGATTACATTGAGTTGGCCCGCGAATATCACAGCGTTTTACTGGCTAATGTGCCTCAGTTCGACGGCCGTATGGAGAGCCAGGCGAGACGCTTCATCAACCTGGTCGATGAGTTCTATGACCGCTGCGTCAAGCTGGTCATATCGGCAGAGGTGCCAGCAGAGGAGCTCTATCAGGCCCGGCATCTGTCCTTCGAGTTTCAGCGCACGGTGAGCCGGCTGCTAGAGATGCAGTCCCGCGAGTATCTGGCGCGCCCGCACAGGCCCTGA
- a CDS encoding YhcB family protein yields the protein MHSTSVLILVGILGVALGALLAFLAVRGRSGVDRTQELEARLHEANKKLEDFQLQVNEHFDQTSQLVHNLTESYREVHEYLSNSAMRLSNQDIGRQMLEAGSGKLSDNDENLKAVTPPRDWAPKEPGAKGTLAEDFGLDKEPLETSEPATNR from the coding sequence GTGCACTCTACATCGGTTTTGATTCTGGTAGGCATTCTCGGCGTGGCGCTGGGTGCCCTGCTTGCTTTTCTCGCGGTACGCGGCCGCTCCGGCGTGGACCGCACTCAGGAGCTGGAGGCGAGGCTGCACGAGGCCAATAAAAAGCTGGAGGACTTCCAGCTGCAAGTGAACGAGCACTTCGACCAGACCTCGCAACTTGTTCACAATCTCACCGAGAGCTACCGGGAGGTACATGAGTACCTGTCCAACAGCGCCATGCGCCTGTCCAACCAGGATATCGGCCGGCAGATGCTGGAAGCGGGCAGCGGCAAGCTCAGTGACAATGACGAAAACCTCAAGGCTGTCACGCCGCCAAGGGACTGGGCGCCAAAAGAGCCCGGCGCCAAAGGGACCCTGGCCGAAGACTTCGGCCTGGACAAGGAGCCACTGGAAACCTCAGAGCCGGCCACAAACCGCTGA
- the sat gene encoding sulfate adenylyltransferase: MSLVRPHGSAQLQPRFVYDSERHHELMHEAESLPSIVISSAAAANAVMLGAGYFNPLHGYMNVADAMSVAETLRTVDGLFWPVPVLNMVEDTSAIEGASRIALRDPNIEGNPVLAIMDVEAIETVSEEQISTMAEHVFGTLDEKHPGVATFKSTGRKLISGPIEVLNFSYFQSDFPDTFRTAVEIRNEFIERGWNKVVAFQTRNPMHRAHEELCKMALEDVDADGVLIHMLLGKLKPGDIPAPVRDASIRKMVELYFPANTVMVTGYGFDMLYAGPREAVLHAVFRQNCGCSHLIVGRDHAGVGDYYGAFDAQTIFDQKVPEGALEIAIYRADHTAYSKKLNKVVMMRDVPDHTKEDFILLSGTKVRELLGDGIAPPPEFSRPEVAQILMDYYQSL; encoded by the coding sequence ATGTCCCTGGTTCGGCCGCATGGCAGCGCCCAGCTGCAGCCACGATTTGTTTACGACAGCGAGAGACACCACGAACTGATGCACGAGGCCGAGTCTCTGCCTTCCATCGTTATCAGCTCAGCGGCTGCGGCGAACGCGGTGATGCTGGGTGCGGGCTATTTCAACCCGCTGCACGGCTATATGAACGTGGCGGATGCCATGAGTGTGGCGGAGACTCTGCGTACTGTGGACGGCCTATTCTGGCCGGTGCCGGTACTCAATATGGTGGAGGACACCAGTGCCATCGAGGGTGCATCCCGCATTGCCCTGCGCGACCCGAACATCGAGGGCAATCCCGTACTGGCCATCATGGATGTCGAAGCTATCGAAACGGTGTCTGAAGAGCAGATCAGCACCATGGCGGAGCATGTCTTCGGTACCCTGGATGAGAAACACCCTGGCGTTGCCACTTTCAAGTCCACCGGTCGCAAGCTGATCTCCGGTCCGATCGAAGTGTTGAACTTCAGCTACTTCCAGAGCGACTTCCCGGACACCTTCCGCACCGCGGTGGAGATCCGCAATGAATTCATCGAGCGTGGCTGGAATAAGGTGGTTGCCTTCCAGACCCGTAACCCCATGCACCGCGCCCATGAGGAGCTGTGCAAGATGGCCCTTGAGGACGTGGACGCCGACGGCGTGCTGATTCACATGCTGCTGGGCAAGCTGAAGCCGGGCGACATCCCCGCACCGGTGCGCGATGCGTCAATCCGCAAAATGGTGGAACTCTACTTCCCCGCAAACACCGTCATGGTGACCGGTTACGGTTTTGACATGCTGTACGCAGGTCCCCGCGAGGCGGTGCTGCACGCGGTATTCCGCCAGAACTGTGGCTGCAGCCACCTGATTGTTGGCCGCGATCACGCTGGCGTTGGTGATTATTACGGTGCTTTCGACGCCCAGACCATCTTTGACCAGAAAGTGCCCGAAGGCGCACTGGAAATCGCCATCTACCGTGCGGACCACACCGCATATTCCAAGAAGCTGAATAAGGTGGTGATGATGCGTGATGTGCCGGATCACACCAAGGAAGACTTTATCCTGCTGTCTGGCACCAAGGTGCGCGAGTTGCTGGGCGATGGTATTGCGCCGCCGCCGGAATTCTCCCGCCCCGAAGTGGCGCAGATTCTGATGGATTACTATCAGAGCCTGTAA
- a CDS encoding S1C family serine protease produces the protein MSLQRFLQDWAAPAAIGLALAAAILLLFPQLRGGPTPTSADQWQGPVSYAAAVRRATPAVVNIYSRIPLSSHPQANNPYFRLLLERMNPQQRQRMESNLGSGVIVSDEGYILTNHHVIDQADAIVVLLPDGREALAQLVGSDADFDLAVLKVDLPRLTAIEVGEPQQAEVGDVVLAIGNPLGVGQSVTQGIISATGERYVNLGAGGTGSYLQDFLQTDAAINPGNSGGALVDAHGRLLGINTTELSESGYAGGVGFAIPANIAFKVMQDIIEYGRVVPGWLGIEAQAVTPQLARAFNLGSSNGVIVTAIYNQGPAHQAGLQPGDVITHIDGLPINDGIRGVAAMATLRPGDTVAITYVREGESRTVTATVSEKPSTQQNN, from the coding sequence GTGTCCCTACAACGATTTCTGCAAGACTGGGCTGCCCCGGCCGCCATCGGACTGGCGCTGGCGGCGGCAATTCTGCTGCTGTTCCCCCAGCTGCGCGGCGGCCCTACCCCCACCTCAGCGGACCAGTGGCAGGGGCCGGTCTCTTATGCCGCAGCGGTGCGCCGCGCCACACCGGCGGTGGTCAACATCTATAGCCGCATCCCGCTCTCTTCCCACCCTCAGGCCAACAACCCCTACTTTCGCTTACTGCTCGAGCGCATGAACCCGCAGCAGCGACAGCGCATGGAGTCCAACCTTGGCTCGGGGGTCATCGTCAGTGATGAGGGCTACATCCTCACCAATCACCACGTGATCGATCAGGCCGACGCGATCGTGGTCTTGCTGCCGGATGGACGGGAGGCCCTGGCGCAGCTGGTGGGAAGTGACGCAGATTTTGATCTGGCGGTTCTCAAGGTGGACCTGCCGCGACTGACCGCCATTGAGGTCGGTGAACCCCAACAGGCTGAGGTCGGGGATGTGGTACTGGCGATCGGCAATCCCCTCGGAGTCGGCCAGTCAGTGACCCAGGGCATCATCAGCGCTACCGGCGAGCGCTACGTGAACCTGGGCGCCGGTGGCACTGGGAGCTACCTTCAGGATTTTCTCCAGACCGATGCGGCGATCAACCCCGGCAACTCCGGCGGCGCACTGGTCGACGCCCACGGTCGCCTGCTGGGCATCAATACCACCGAGTTGAGCGAGAGCGGCTATGCAGGTGGTGTCGGCTTCGCGATTCCGGCGAATATCGCATTCAAGGTAATGCAGGACATCATCGAATACGGACGCGTGGTTCCCGGCTGGTTGGGCATCGAGGCTCAGGCGGTCACTCCACAGCTGGCTCGGGCGTTTAACCTGGGCTCAAGCAATGGCGTGATCGTGACCGCCATCTACAACCAGGGACCGGCCCATCAGGCCGGACTACAGCCAGGGGACGTGATAACACATATCGACGGCTTGCCGATCAATGATGGCATACGCGGGGTTGCGGCCATGGCCACTTTGCGACCGGGAGATACCGTCGCAATTACCTATGTCCGCGAAGGAGAATCCCGCACCGTGACTGCCACCGTCTCGGAAAAACCCTCGACACAACAGAACAATTGA
- a CDS encoding nuclear transport factor 2 family protein, whose product MRKLVATLLLLLPFLAVAETSDEARLQTLLDRFLAGAASDPEVHSRFWADDLIYTSSSGQRFGKRKIMEGMEQSSDEPITASYHAEEVDIRLFGDTAVVAFQLIGEESGEGQKKTSRYYNTGTFLKRNGQWQAVAWQATRIPD is encoded by the coding sequence ATGCGGAAGCTGGTTGCCACCTTACTACTGCTTTTACCTTTCTTGGCGGTCGCGGAAACCTCCGACGAGGCACGGCTGCAGACCCTACTCGACCGCTTCCTGGCGGGAGCGGCCAGCGATCCGGAGGTCCACAGTCGCTTCTGGGCCGATGACCTGATCTACACCAGCTCTTCAGGGCAGCGTTTCGGCAAGAGAAAAATCATGGAGGGCATGGAACAGTCCAGTGATGAGCCCATCACCGCCAGCTACCACGCGGAGGAGGTGGATATTCGCCTGTTCGGCGATACGGCAGTGGTCGCCTTCCAGCTGATTGGTGAAGAGAGCGGTGAGGGGCAGAAAAAAACCAGCCGCTATTACAACACCGGCACTTTTCTGAAGCGGAATGGCCAATGGCAGGCAGTGGCGTGGCAGGCCACGCGCATTCCCGACTGA